In Candidatus Vicinibacter proximus, the genomic stretch GCAAAAAAAGGAATACAGCAAGTTTTTAAAGTACAAGGATAATGTAGAAAGCAGAAGAGCGACAGCAAAATCAAATTTAGAAGGAATGTTGGCATCCCAGAATCAAGTAAAGTCTGGCTTGGATGCTGTTGCCAGTGCTTTAGGATCAAAAGCTTTGACTATAGAAAATCTTAATAGCATTGAAGACAATGATTCAAAAAAATTGGCAATTGGCTTGAGCATTGCCAGAAACATACTGGAAGATCAGCCCCACCTAAAGACTGCAGATGAATTGAAAAAATTTGTTGAAAATGAATATGCAGAAGGAATAGGTCAATTTTCCAAAGAGCTTGAATTTAATTTTAATCCGGAATTTGATTCAAGAAAAATTGTTGGAGATGATTATAAAAATGTTGAAGAACGATTTTATGGCAATAATGATGTCCGAGGCCCTGATGCCAAGCATGGCACACATGTAGCAGGATGTATTGCTGCAGTTCGGAATAATGGCAAAGGAATGGACGGCGTTGCAGACCAGGTAAAAATTATGAGTGTCCGATGTGTTCCTGATGGCGATGAAAGAGACAAGGATGTTGCCAATGCTATTCGTTATGCGGTGGATAACGGTGCCAGCATTATCAATATGAGTTTCGGCAAAGGAGATTCTCCAAATAAGGATGCGGTCGATGCTGCTGTTAAATATGCAGAATCAAAAGATGTTTTAATTGTACACGCTTCCGGAAATGGCTCAGCTGACATTGACAAAGTGGATAACTTTCCTAATAAATATATTAAAAAAAGAAGTCTCTTCGGTTCCCGGTCCGTGTCTAATTGGCTTGAAGTTGGAGCCCTATCTCCTATTCAAGGAGAACAAATGGTAGCCGGATTTTCTAATTATGGAAAGAAAAATGTTGACCTGTTTTCACCAGGTATGGTGATTTACTCTACAATCCCGGACAATGGTTATGAGAATATGCAAGGAACATCTATG encodes the following:
- a CDS encoding S8 family peptidase codes for the protein MHFKFFKRFSILILLCGLCLAVGAQTEIPKNWFHLDPTQDGYNGVSSQKSYEVLLKNKTAKPIIVAVLDSGVDPEHEDLKSVMWINHGEIPGNGLDDDANGYIDDIHGWNFIGGKNGNVGADTYETTRLFAALRYKYENADPDKLNAKQKKEYSKFLKYKDNVESRRATAKSNLEGMLASQNQVKSGLDAVASALGSKALTIENLNSIEDNDSKKLAIGLSIARNILEDQPHLKTADELKKFVENEYAEGIGQFSKELEFNFNPEFDSRKIVGDDYKNVEERFYGNNDVRGPDAKHGTHVAGCIAAVRNNGKGMDGVADQVKIMSVRCVPDGDERDKDVANAIRYAVDNGASIINMSFGKGDSPNKDAVDAAVKYAESKDVLIVHASGNGSADIDKVDNFPNKYIKKRSLFGSRSVSNWLEVGALSPIQGEQMVAGFSNYGKKNVDLFSPGMVIYSTIPDNGYENMQGTSMASPIAAGVAALIRSYYPNLTAKQVRKILRESSIKSNVEVTRPGRGSSIKFSELSSTGGMINAYNALQLAANTKGKKKKKDVNGYHQNSNEGIPRT